The Fragaria vesca subsp. vesca linkage group LG2, FraVesHawaii_1.0, whole genome shotgun sequence genome includes a window with the following:
- the LOC101300311 gene encoding 4-diphosphocytidyl-2-C-methyl-D-erythritol kinase, chloroplastic/chromoplastic-like isoform 1 yields the protein MAFSQFVLGPSPCPPNRGRRLRSNLMVCGRRQVEIVYDPDERINKLADKVEVSRLSLFSPCKINVFLRITNKRDDGFHDLASLFHVISLGDVIKFSLSPSKSKDRLSTNVSGVPLDDRNLIIKALNLYRKKTGTHNFFWIHLDKKVPTGAGLGGGSSNAATALWAANQFSGSLATEKELQEWSSEIGSDVPFFFSQGAAYCTGRGEIVQNIPPPVPFDIPMVLIKPQQACSTAEVYKRLQLDTTNNVDPLKLLERISVNGISQDVCINDLEPPAFQVLPSLKRLKQRVLAASRGQYDAVFMSGSGSTIVGIGSPDPPQFVYDEDEYKDVFLSEFFCAEANFLTREENHWYREPSSRSASGQSSDLSESIP from the exons ATGGCTTTTTCTCAGTTTGTCCTCGGCCCTAGTCCTTGTCCCCCCAACCGCGGCCGCAGATTACGTTCAAATCTCATGGTTTGTGGCAGAAGACAAGTAGAGATAGTGTACGATCCTGATGAAAGGATAAACAAGTTGGCAGATAAGGTGGAGGTTTCAAGGCTCTCCCTCTTCTCGCCTTGCAAGATTAATGTTTTCTTGAGAATCACTAACAAAAGAGACGATGGGTTTCATGACTTGGCATCCCTCTTTCATGTAATAAGCCTCGGAGATGTGATTAAGTTCTCTTTGTCTCCTTCCAAATCCAAAGATCGTTTGTCGACCAATGTATCAGGGGTTCCCCTTGATGATAGGAATTTGATTATCAAGGCTCTTAATCTCTACAGGAAGAAGACCGGCACCCACAATTTCTTTTGG ATTCATCTCGATAAGAAAGTGCCTACAGGAGCAGGACTTGGTGGTGGAAGCAGCAATGCTGCAACTGCGCTATGGGCAGCAAATCAGTTTAGTGGTAGTCTTGCCACTGAGAAGGAGCTCCAAGAATGGTCGAGTGAGATTGGTTCCGATGTTCCCTTCTTTTTCTCTCAAGGTGCAGCCTATTGTACTGGTCGTGGTGAG ATTGTTCAAAATATTCCTCCACCTGTACCCTTTGACATTCCGATGGTTCTTATAAAGCCTCAGCAGGCATGTTCAACAGCTGAAGTTTACAAG CGCCTGCAGTTGGATACAACTAATAATGTTGATCCTTTAAAATTGCTGGAAAGAATCTCAGTGAATGGAATATCTCAAGATGTTTGCATCAATGATTTAG AACCTCCAGCATTTCAAGTTCTCCCCTCTCTTAAAAGATTGAAGCAGCGAGTACTTGCTGCCAGCCGTGGACAATATGATGCTGTTTTCATGTCTGGAAG TGGAAGCACTATTGTTGGGATTGGTTCTCCAGATCCTCCTCAGTTTGTATATGATGAAGACGAATACAAAGATGTGTTTTTGTCAG AGTTCTTTTGTGCAGAGGCCAACTTCCTCACTCGTGAAGAAAATCATTGGTACAGAGAACCTTCTTCCAGAAGTGCTAGTGGCCAATCCTCTGATCTTTCCGAGTCTATTCCTTGA
- the LOC101300311 gene encoding 4-diphosphocytidyl-2-C-methyl-D-erythritol kinase, chloroplastic/chromoplastic-like isoform 2 encodes MAFSQFVLGPSPCPPNRGRRLRSNLMVCGRRQVEIVYDPDERINKLADKVEVSRLSLFSPCKINVFLRITNKRDDGFHDLASLFHVISLGDVIKFSLSPSKSKDRLSTNVSGVPLDDRNLIIKALNLYRKKTGTHNFFWIHLDKKVPTGAGLGGGSSNAATALWAANQFSGSLATEKELQEWSSEIGSDVPFFFSQGAAYCTGRGEIVQNIPPPVPFDIPMVLIKPQQACSTAEVYKRLQLDTTNNVDPLKLLERISVNGISQDVCINDLEPPAFQVLPSLKRLKQRVLAASRGQYDAVFMSGSGSTIVGIGSPDPPQFVYDEDEYKDVFLSEANFLTREENHWYREPSSRSASGQSSDLSESIP; translated from the exons ATGGCTTTTTCTCAGTTTGTCCTCGGCCCTAGTCCTTGTCCCCCCAACCGCGGCCGCAGATTACGTTCAAATCTCATGGTTTGTGGCAGAAGACAAGTAGAGATAGTGTACGATCCTGATGAAAGGATAAACAAGTTGGCAGATAAGGTGGAGGTTTCAAGGCTCTCCCTCTTCTCGCCTTGCAAGATTAATGTTTTCTTGAGAATCACTAACAAAAGAGACGATGGGTTTCATGACTTGGCATCCCTCTTTCATGTAATAAGCCTCGGAGATGTGATTAAGTTCTCTTTGTCTCCTTCCAAATCCAAAGATCGTTTGTCGACCAATGTATCAGGGGTTCCCCTTGATGATAGGAATTTGATTATCAAGGCTCTTAATCTCTACAGGAAGAAGACCGGCACCCACAATTTCTTTTGG ATTCATCTCGATAAGAAAGTGCCTACAGGAGCAGGACTTGGTGGTGGAAGCAGCAATGCTGCAACTGCGCTATGGGCAGCAAATCAGTTTAGTGGTAGTCTTGCCACTGAGAAGGAGCTCCAAGAATGGTCGAGTGAGATTGGTTCCGATGTTCCCTTCTTTTTCTCTCAAGGTGCAGCCTATTGTACTGGTCGTGGTGAG ATTGTTCAAAATATTCCTCCACCTGTACCCTTTGACATTCCGATGGTTCTTATAAAGCCTCAGCAGGCATGTTCAACAGCTGAAGTTTACAAG CGCCTGCAGTTGGATACAACTAATAATGTTGATCCTTTAAAATTGCTGGAAAGAATCTCAGTGAATGGAATATCTCAAGATGTTTGCATCAATGATTTAG AACCTCCAGCATTTCAAGTTCTCCCCTCTCTTAAAAGATTGAAGCAGCGAGTACTTGCTGCCAGCCGTGGACAATATGATGCTGTTTTCATGTCTGGAAG TGGAAGCACTATTGTTGGGATTGGTTCTCCAGATCCTCCTCAGTTTGTATATGATGAAGACGAATACAAAGATGTGTTTTTGTCAG AGGCCAACTTCCTCACTCGTGAAGAAAATCATTGGTACAGAGAACCTTCTTCCAGAAGTGCTAGTGGCCAATCCTCTGATCTTTCCGAGTCTATTCCTTGA